One region of Planctomycetia bacterium genomic DNA includes:
- a CDS encoding sigma-70 family RNA polymerase sigma factor, whose amino-acid sequence MYERARVMQPDLDWAGFVSQLQSLDAYLVMACLERQEAAWDNLFQSKVGRADRLLLDALRSRAARLYPRMELEQETAINDFWGHLIVSSSEESLPILARYDGLRPLVPWLLRVFQNRQLSNLRSPSHRVADLGDDDLLQAFEKPDTLSSSHWHELFRDATRAWLTTLNDQELILLGLRWRYQLSQRESAQLLGIHEGTLSRQMDKLRERCLTEIQEQLESQGWTGDDLQDFILSEMATVLLEDSRLSMASLRQRLKKAGIKIQVPVSEPG is encoded by the coding sequence ATGTATGAACGAGCCCGGGTGATGCAACCTGACCTGGATTGGGCTGGTTTCGTCTCTCAGTTGCAATCGCTGGATGCCTACCTGGTTATGGCATGCTTGGAGAGACAGGAAGCCGCCTGGGATAATTTATTTCAGTCTAAAGTTGGCCGGGCAGATCGACTGCTGCTGGATGCCTTGCGATCACGGGCTGCCAGACTTTATCCACGAATGGAACTGGAACAGGAAACCGCGATTAACGATTTCTGGGGACACTTGATAGTGTCTTCCAGTGAAGAGTCGTTGCCCATCCTCGCCCGTTATGATGGCTTGAGGCCACTGGTCCCCTGGCTCCTGAGGGTGTTTCAAAACCGGCAACTTTCGAATCTGCGATCGCCGTCGCATCGCGTGGCAGACCTTGGTGATGACGATCTTCTGCAGGCATTTGAAAAGCCTGATACGCTTTCTTCCAGTCATTGGCATGAATTGTTTCGTGATGCTACCCGAGCCTGGCTGACCACGCTGAATGATCAGGAGTTGATTTTGCTTGGCTTGCGATGGAGATATCAACTAAGCCAGCGTGAATCGGCACAGCTACTTGGGATACATGAAGGAACCTTGTCGCGTCAGATGGATAAACTGCGCGAACGATGCCTTACAGAGATTCAGGAGCAACTGGAATCGCAGGGCTGGACCGGCGACGATCTGCAGGATTTCATCCTCAGTGAGATGGCTACTGTACTTCTGGAAGACAGCAGACTCTCGATGGCGTCACTGCGACAGAGATTGAAGAAGGCTGGTAT
- a CDS encoding MCE family protein has translation MTEVLSRKQAWLFAAAVVIGLLLFAFGLFSIGDKQQLWNGTFNITMKVGNAAGLEPGTRVRIQGVPAGQVASIEQPVQRGGDLLVTLKLDGRCRALLGQDARAEIKPEGLLGGKVIDIFPGSPGSETLAEHAIIPGREDSLADDLKKLASESHQTLEDVRKLSEHMKSLSVRSEKAVKEIEGLTSDLREGKGVLGQEVLSTIKQVRDTSQSVQFGFDAMKQLPLVGKHVDPNTKLLVRPGMDKVVGVFTEAELFHEGRSVFHPEGVEQLRAWAAKTLPGTKLSGSEVVIVSYTDPNYPDQRAAEILTQEQAEAIRTYLTDHHGIHKTGTFSRRTVHAIGMGTRVAPGMTASPSTPLRRIEIIIFAPAGTLS, from the coding sequence ATGACGGAAGTTCTCAGTCGCAAACAAGCCTGGCTCTTTGCTGCCGCCGTGGTTATCGGTCTCCTGCTGTTTGCGTTCGGTCTTTTTTCCATTGGCGACAAGCAGCAGCTCTGGAACGGCACATTCAACATTACGATGAAAGTGGGCAACGCTGCCGGGCTGGAGCCAGGAACGCGGGTACGCATTCAGGGTGTACCCGCTGGGCAGGTAGCATCCATTGAACAGCCCGTTCAGCGTGGTGGTGATCTGCTGGTGACTTTGAAGCTGGATGGAAGATGTCGAGCATTACTGGGACAGGATGCCCGTGCAGAGATCAAGCCTGAAGGTTTACTTGGTGGCAAGGTGATTGACATCTTCCCTGGTTCTCCCGGCTCGGAAACATTGGCTGAGCATGCCATTATTCCAGGCCGTGAAGATTCCCTGGCGGATGATCTGAAGAAACTGGCAAGCGAATCGCATCAGACATTGGAGGATGTTCGCAAGCTTTCTGAACACATGAAATCGCTGAGCGTTCGCAGCGAAAAGGCTGTGAAAGAAATTGAAGGATTAACCAGCGACCTGCGAGAAGGCAAAGGTGTTCTAGGCCAGGAAGTTTTAAGCACTATCAAACAGGTGCGGGATACCAGCCAGTCGGTACAGTTCGGCTTTGATGCCATGAAACAGTTGCCGCTGGTAGGCAAGCATGTTGATCCAAACACGAAACTGCTGGTTCGCCCAGGCATGGACAAAGTGGTGGGAGTGTTTACAGAGGCAGAGTTGTTTCATGAAGGCCGTTCGGTTTTTCATCCCGAAGGTGTCGAACAACTTCGTGCCTGGGCAGCCAAGACATTGCCTGGAACGAAGTTGAGCGGTTCGGAAGTGGTGATTGTTTCGTACACCGATCCGAATTATCCGGATCAGCGGGCAGCGGAAATTCTGACCCAGGAACAGGCAGAAGCGATTCGCACTTATCTCACCGATCATCATGGCATTCACAAAACGGGAACTTTCAGCCGTCGTACGGTGCATGCTATTGGTATGGGTACACGCGTAGCGCCGGGAATGACTGCGTCGCCATCGACGCCGCTGCGTAGAATAGAAATAATTATCTTCGCTCCGGCAGGGACGCTTTCGTGA